Part of the Thermococcus barossii genome is shown below.
GTGATATCGTATGGTAGTGGAAAGAAAAATGACCCGGAAGTTTCTGGAGGATGCCTTCGCCGGCGAAAGCATGGCCCACATGAAGTACCTGATTTTTGCGGAGCAGGCCGAGAAGGAAGGATTTCCCAACATAGCCAAGCTCTTTAGAGCTATAGCCCACGCCGAGTTTGTCCATGCCAAAAACCACTTTATCGCCCTTGGACACCTGGATAAAACCCCTGAGAACCTTCAGGCGGGAATAGACGGCGAGACCTACGAGGTTGAGGAGATGTACCCTGTCTTTAAGAACGCCGCCGAGTTCCAGGGCGAGAAGGACGCCGTCAGGACGACACACTACGCCCTGGAGGCCGAGAAGATACACGCCGAGCTGTACGTCAAGGCCAAAGAAAAGGCCGAGAGTGGGGAGGACATCGAGGTAAAGAAGGTCTACATCTGCCCGGTCTGCGGCTACACAGCGGTTGACGAAGCCCCCGAGTACTGCCCGGTGTGCGGTGCTCCTAGGGATAAGTTCGTGGTCTTTGAGTAAACGTTTCGCTTTCCCATTTCTCAAGTTTGAGGCGCAAACCTTATAAGAGCAGACTAATAACATTAGGGTGGTGGAAAAAATGGCAAAATGGAAGTGTATAGTCTGCGGCTACATATACGACGAGGATGAAGGTGACGAGGATGCCGGGATTGCCCCGGGAACCAAGTTTGAAGACCTCCCCGAGGACTGGGTCTGCCCGCTCTGCGGCGCTCCCAAGGACATGTTTGAAAAGATAGAGTGAGGTGGTTGAGATGCTTAGCGGAACCATAAAGAGTGGGGACTGGAGGGGAGAGAA
Proteins encoded:
- a CDS encoding rubrerythrin family protein; the protein is MVVERKMTRKFLEDAFAGESMAHMKYLIFAEQAEKEGFPNIAKLFRAIAHAEFVHAKNHFIALGHLDKTPENLQAGIDGETYEVEEMYPVFKNAAEFQGEKDAVRTTHYALEAEKIHAELYVKAKEKAESGEDIEVKKVYICPVCGYTAVDEAPEYCPVCGAPRDKFVVFE
- the rd gene encoding rubredoxin, with translation MAKWKCIVCGYIYDEDEGDEDAGIAPGTKFEDLPEDWVCPLCGAPKDMFEKIE